From Actinoplanes oblitus, a single genomic window includes:
- a CDS encoding nucleoside triphosphate pyrophosphohydrolase family protein translates to MEMTAYQHTAAKTIQPLPNGGDPVIVALLGLAGESGAALTAYKKHLRDGPAHPEFRAHMREELGDILWYLSTVAHHLDLDLAELATANLSKITDRWRPTPADAIPFDADLPEHEQLPRHADFTFTLTRNPTGHDVSVLTQDGHQVGDPITDASHVTDGYNFHDVFHLSYAAVLGWSPVMRALLKRKRRSNPQTDLAEDGGRAIAIEEGISALVFSYASRHQYLDGKNHIDNDVLDTIQGMVAHLEVSAHRTADWEKAILTGFAAWRTLRRLGGGTVRLDLDAQTLTALDAGSTPVAEAPDAAGSSITKPNPGNRKVCR, encoded by the coding sequence ATGGAGATGACCGCCTACCAACACACCGCCGCCAAAACCATCCAGCCCCTGCCCAACGGCGGCGACCCCGTCATCGTCGCCCTCCTCGGCCTCGCCGGCGAATCCGGAGCCGCACTCACCGCCTACAAAAAACACCTGCGCGACGGACCCGCCCACCCCGAATTCCGCGCCCACATGCGCGAAGAACTCGGCGACATCCTCTGGTACCTGTCCACCGTCGCCCACCACCTCGACCTCGACCTCGCCGAACTCGCCACCGCCAACCTCAGCAAGATCACCGACCGGTGGCGACCCACCCCCGCCGACGCAATCCCCTTCGACGCCGACCTACCCGAACACGAACAACTCCCCCGGCACGCCGACTTCACCTTCACCCTCACCCGCAACCCCACCGGCCACGACGTCTCCGTCCTCACCCAGGACGGCCACCAAGTCGGCGACCCCATCACCGACGCCTCCCACGTCACCGACGGCTACAACTTCCACGACGTCTTCCACCTCTCCTATGCCGCCGTCCTCGGCTGGTCACCCGTCATGCGCGCCCTACTCAAACGCAAACGCCGCAGCAACCCGCAAACCGACCTCGCCGAAGACGGTGGCCGCGCCATCGCCATCGAGGAAGGCATCTCTGCCCTGGTGTTCTCCTATGCCAGCCGGCACCAGTACCTCGACGGCAAGAACCACATCGACAACGACGTCCTGGACACCATCCAGGGCATGGTCGCCCACCTCGAGGTGTCTGCCCACCGCACGGCCGACTGGGAGAAAGCGATCCTCACCGGCTTCGCCGCCTGGCGAACCCTGCGACGCCTCGGCGGCGGCACCGTCCGCCTCGACCTCGACGCACAAACCCTCACCGCGCTCGACGCCGGCTCGACCCCCGTCGCCGAGGCCCCGGACGCCGCTGGCTCAAGCATCACGAAACCTAACCCGGGAAACCGGAAAGTTTGTCGGTGA
- a CDS encoding acyl carrier protein, with protein sequence MRSVTGPTVDEIVGVIVRLLAEERGEQAADVRDALEEGGWELPIDSLRIVEILTRVEQEFGVEVPADVDSARAMRSVRDFAQVVMTACTTGDRSS encoded by the coding sequence ATGCGGAGCGTTACCGGCCCCACGGTTGACGAGATCGTCGGCGTGATCGTGCGCCTGCTCGCCGAGGAACGCGGCGAGCAGGCGGCGGACGTGCGCGACGCGCTGGAGGAGGGCGGCTGGGAGCTGCCGATCGACTCCTTGCGCATCGTCGAGATTCTCACCCGGGTCGAGCAGGAATTCGGTGTCGAGGTCCCCGCTGACGTGGACTCGGCCCGTGCGATGCGCTCGGTGCGTGACTTCGCGCAGGTCGTGATGACCGCCTGCACTACTGGCGACAGGAGCTCATGA
- a CDS encoding helix-turn-helix domain-containing protein — MTNSGPQAGRLNDASLLSERLKNTREYLNYSQQWVSERTGIPRSAISEIERGSRRVDSLELKKLARLYRYPIGFFLDEDVDAIPAEHALAGLPRQLNNLKMDDLNQVMRFAQFLEKSYQADAEAGADDDRPVPDRREATS; from the coding sequence ATGACGAATAGTGGACCTCAGGCCGGCCGGCTCAACGATGCATCTCTGCTCAGTGAGCGGCTGAAGAACACCCGCGAATACCTCAACTACTCCCAGCAGTGGGTTTCCGAGCGCACCGGCATCCCGCGGTCGGCAATCAGCGAGATCGAGCGCGGCTCCCGGCGCGTGGACAGCCTGGAGCTGAAGAAGCTGGCCCGGCTCTACCGCTACCCGATCGGCTTCTTCCTCGACGAGGACGTCGACGCGATCCCGGCCGAGCACGCCTTGGCTGGGCTCCCACGGCAACTGAACAACCTGAAGATGGACGACCTGAATCAGGTGATGAGGTTCGCGCAGTTCCTGGAGAAGTCGTACCAGGCCGACGCCGAGGCCGGCGCCGACGACGACCGTCCTGTCCCCGATCGCCGGGAGGCGACTTCGTGA
- a CDS encoding ImmA/IrrE family metallo-endopeptidase: MFTALRRCGLAVMGQDMPSLFGMYLPAMPGRNGGICLNTTMGEATIRHTAAHELGHAEFGHQRCLADGPDPFVGMPRDKWPPEEKQAEAFAAWFLMPIRLVKVALTRLGLDIARQAADVYQLSLHLGASYQGTLRHVRHLRMVDSQVAAGWGRVQPARLRSRLSGQRDQPPARVWDLSALTEGAQLRVEQGDRLIVRAPWLGGDPDFTGPAAVRMRSTPSGLAPGDGVEFDVDGAVETASLLSVTSRDGRQSWSVTLMPTPDDHRGLIAPPGTRVLVGPMSGARR; this comes from the coding sequence GTGTTCACGGCGCTGCGCCGCTGCGGGCTGGCCGTCATGGGGCAGGACATGCCGAGCCTGTTCGGCATGTATCTGCCGGCCATGCCTGGCCGCAACGGCGGGATCTGTCTGAACACGACGATGGGTGAGGCGACGATCCGGCACACTGCCGCGCACGAGCTCGGTCACGCCGAGTTCGGCCACCAGCGGTGCCTTGCCGACGGGCCGGATCCGTTCGTCGGGATGCCGCGGGATAAGTGGCCGCCAGAGGAGAAACAGGCCGAGGCGTTCGCCGCCTGGTTCCTGATGCCGATCCGTCTGGTGAAGGTGGCGCTGACCCGGCTGGGTCTCGACATTGCGCGGCAAGCGGCGGACGTGTATCAGCTGTCGCTGCACCTTGGCGCTTCCTACCAGGGGACGTTGCGGCACGTCAGGCATCTGCGGATGGTGGATTCGCAGGTTGCGGCCGGCTGGGGTCGGGTCCAGCCGGCCCGGCTGCGGTCGCGTCTGAGCGGGCAGCGCGATCAGCCTCCGGCGCGGGTGTGGGATCTGAGCGCGCTGACCGAGGGCGCTCAGCTTCGGGTCGAGCAGGGGGACCGGCTCATCGTCCGGGCGCCGTGGCTGGGCGGCGACCCGGACTTCACTGGTCCCGCCGCGGTGCGGATGCGCAGCACGCCGAGCGGGCTCGCGCCGGGTGACGGTGTCGAGTTCGATGTCGACGGTGCTGTCGAGACTGCGTCGCTGCTGAGCGTCACGTCTCGTGATGGCCGGCAGAGCTGGTCGGTGACGTTGATGCCGACTCCTGATGATCACCGGGGCCTGATCGCCCCGCCCGGCACTCGTGTGCTGGTCGGCCCGATGAGCGGAGCGCGACGGTGA